In Geotalea uraniireducens, one genomic interval encodes:
- a CDS encoding class I SAM-dependent methyltransferase yields MNEDKMRWNQRYLTEDCLLGEQPSRLLAEWIEKLKLLCPGRRALDVACGEGRNSIFLARHGFAVTGLDISPVGLAKARRWAARERLAAEFRLIDLEGYRFAETYDLILNCNFLLRELIPREVAALVPGGVLLFDTILAGANAPVPHRPEYLLQPGELCRLFTPFPGSILFCEEFPADPSPTAKLIFQKRAGER; encoded by the coding sequence GTGAATGAGGATAAAATGCGCTGGAATCAGCGCTACCTTACGGAGGATTGCCTTCTCGGCGAGCAGCCGTCGCGCTTGCTCGCCGAATGGATCGAGAAACTGAAACTGCTCTGCCCGGGACGCCGGGCGCTTGATGTTGCCTGCGGCGAAGGGCGCAACAGCATCTTTCTTGCCCGACACGGCTTTGCGGTCACCGGCCTCGATATCTCCCCGGTGGGGCTTGCCAAGGCCCGCCGCTGGGCGGCCCGAGAGAGGCTGGCCGCCGAGTTTCGCCTGATCGACCTGGAAGGATATCGTTTTGCCGAAACCTACGATCTGATCCTCAATTGCAATTTTCTCCTCAGGGAGCTGATCCCCCGGGAGGTCGCCGCCCTTGTTCCCGGCGGGGTGCTGCTGTTCGATACCATTCTCGCCGGGGCCAATGCGCCGGTGCCGCACCGACCGGAGTATCTGCTCCAGCCGGGAGAACTGTGCCGACTCTTCACGCCCTTTCCCGGTTCGATCCTCTTCTGCGAGGAATTCCCCGCCGACCCGTCGCCGACCGCCAAACTGATTTTTCAGAAGCGCGCCGGCGAGCGGTGA
- the hcp gene encoding hydroxylamine reductase, whose product MGMFCNQCEQAAKGVGCEIIGVCGKNPEVAALQDLMLFGLKGLASYADKARELGVTDEAIDQFTLEGLFTTVTNVDFDPVSIAGKLRTCFDLKEKAKALYETAYREKNGGHAPAVTATPAAWVIAGDLEGLIKQGQEHGINTHHSDPDIRSAIEILIYGLKGMAAYADHAAILGKKSDEVFAFFHKALAATADPTKGLMDFVGLAMECGKLNITVMGILNEGHVEHYGHPVPTPVPTGTRKNKGILVSGHDLRMLEELLKQTAGKGVDIYTHGEMLPAHGYPGLKQKYPHLYGNFGGAWQDQAKEFPSFPGAIIFNTNCIQRPAESYKDRLFSWGQVGWPGIKHIAGWDFSEVINKALESPDLPDAPAKDILTGFGHNAVLSVADKVIEGVKTGAIKHFFLIGGCDGAKPGRNYYTELAEQVPQDCVILTLACGKYRFNKLEFGDIGGIPRLLDIGQCNDAYSALQIALALANAFNCGVNDLPLSMILSWYEQKAVVILLSLLHLGIKNIKIGPSLPAFITPNILNFLVENFNLGPITTAEADLKAALGN is encoded by the coding sequence ATGGGAATGTTCTGTAACCAGTGCGAACAGGCCGCCAAAGGCGTCGGCTGTGAAATCATCGGGGTTTGTGGCAAGAACCCGGAGGTCGCCGCGCTGCAGGATCTGATGCTTTTTGGCCTCAAGGGGCTCGCCAGCTACGCCGACAAGGCACGCGAGCTGGGGGTAACGGACGAGGCAATCGACCAGTTCACCCTCGAAGGGCTCTTCACCACCGTCACCAACGTCGATTTCGATCCGGTCAGCATCGCCGGCAAGCTTCGCACCTGTTTCGACCTGAAGGAAAAGGCCAAGGCGCTCTACGAAACGGCTTACCGCGAGAAGAACGGCGGCCATGCCCCGGCCGTCACCGCCACTCCCGCCGCCTGGGTAATCGCCGGCGATCTCGAAGGACTGATCAAGCAGGGCCAGGAACATGGCATCAACACCCACCACAGCGATCCCGACATCCGCTCGGCCATCGAAATTCTCATCTACGGCCTCAAGGGGATGGCCGCCTACGCCGACCATGCCGCGATCCTCGGCAAGAAGAGCGACGAAGTATTCGCCTTCTTCCACAAGGCACTGGCCGCCACCGCCGACCCGACCAAGGGGCTGATGGACTTCGTCGGCCTCGCCATGGAGTGTGGCAAGCTGAACATTACCGTGATGGGGATACTGAACGAAGGGCACGTGGAGCACTATGGACATCCGGTCCCGACCCCGGTACCGACCGGCACCCGAAAGAACAAGGGCATCCTTGTTTCCGGTCACGACCTGCGGATGCTCGAAGAGCTGCTCAAGCAGACCGCCGGCAAGGGGGTCGACATCTATACCCACGGCGAGATGCTGCCAGCCCACGGCTATCCCGGGCTCAAGCAGAAATATCCGCACCTCTACGGCAATTTTGGCGGCGCCTGGCAGGATCAGGCCAAGGAATTCCCCAGTTTCCCCGGGGCGATCATCTTTAACACCAACTGTATCCAGCGCCCCGCCGAATCCTACAAGGACCGGCTCTTCTCCTGGGGCCAGGTCGGCTGGCCGGGAATCAAGCACATCGCCGGCTGGGACTTCTCTGAAGTCATCAACAAGGCGCTCGAATCTCCCGACCTCCCCGACGCCCCGGCCAAGGACATCCTTACCGGCTTCGGCCACAACGCCGTTCTCAGCGTTGCCGACAAAGTGATCGAAGGGGTCAAGACCGGCGCCATCAAGCATTTCTTCCTGATCGGCGGCTGCGACGGCGCCAAGCCGGGCCGCAACTACTACACCGAACTGGCGGAACAGGTTCCCCAGGACTGCGTCATCCTGACCCTGGCCTGCGGCAAATACCGTTTCAACAAGCTGGAGTTCGGCGACATCGGCGGCATCCCGCGACTTCTCGACATCGGCCAGTGCAATGACGCCTACTCGGCGCTGCAGATCGCCCTGGCTCTGGCCAACGCCTTCAACTGCGGCGTCAACGACCTGCCGCTGTCGATGATCCTCTCCTGGTACGAGCAGAAGGCGGTAGTGATTCTCCTTTCGCTCCTCCACCTGGGGATCAAGAACATCAAGATCGGCCCGTCGCTGCCGGCCTTCATCACCCCGAACATCCTCAACTTCCTGGTGGAGAACTTCAACCTCGGCCCAATCACCACGGCGGAAGCGGATCTGAAAGCGGCCCTGGGGAATTGA